GGTTTCCGTGCCCAGTTCTTGAAGGACCCGTCCGACGTGAGTCGGGAAGCGTACGCCGGCCAGCTCTTCCTCATGGCTCCAGTGGTTATCGTTGCGGAAGAGGGCGCTGTGGCGGTCCTGATAAACGGCTGCGGGGATTCCATGCCGCTTCAGGACCAAATCCAAGAGTCTCAGATAGCCGATGGCATCCTCATGGGGCCGGAACAGAGCGCCCAGGACGGTCCCGGTCGCGTCGTCTGTGGCATGGAGGAGGCTCACGGCGGGCCGCTCGGGACCGAACCAGTGGTGAGGGCTGCCGTCCCACTGCATGAGGAGTCCGATCTGAGGTCGCCGCGGACGCCGGCTGCGGTGCTGGGGCGGCCGGCGACGCCGTTTCGGCCGGATCCCAGCTTCACGCAGCCAGCGGCGGACCGTCTCTCTCCCGATCCGAAGACCCTCCCGCTCCTCCAGCATCTCGACGAAGTGGCTATCATTGAACTGAGCATAGATCTCTCGATGGAGCGCCAGAACCCGTTCGCGGATTTCCGGACCCAGGGCGTTTGGGGCAGCCCGGCCCCGGCGCCGATGGGCCAGTCCCTTTGGACCTTCTCTCCGATATCGGGCCACCAGACGCTTCGCTTGACGATAGCAGACCTTCATGAGCGTAGCCCCCGCCTTCAAAGAGAGACTCTTCCGGACGACCTGCTCGAGAACCTGGATCCGCTGTGCCTCACGCCTGCTCAAGATTATAAGCTCCTTCATGTCCACCTCCTCGGAGGGGACATTCTAGCTTGGCAGTAAAGGGGGACACTATTGCTAGGCTATCACACAGAGCCCTTCAAGTCTTGACGGTTAAGCGGAAAAAAGTTACACTATAGTGTAACTTTTCTTGGAGGGAGGAGTATGAGGTTTGCGGGAATGAAGGAACTCAAGCAGAAGACCAGGGAACTCCTCAAAGCAGCCAAAAAAGA
The nucleotide sequence above comes from bacterium. Encoded proteins:
- a CDS encoding ISNCY family transposase, translated to MKELIILSRREAQRIQVLEQVVRKSLSLKAGATLMKVCYRQAKRLVARYRREGPKGLAHRRRGRAAPNALGPEIRERVLALHREIYAQFNDSHFVEMLEEREGLRIGRETVRRWLREAGIRPKRRRRPPQHRSRRPRRPQIGLLMQWDGSPHHWFGPERPAVSLLHATDDATGTVLGALFRPHEDAIGYLRLLDLVLKRHGIPAAVYQDRHSALFRNDNHWSHEEELAGVRFPTHVGRVLQELGTETIPSFSPQGKGRIERQGGTFQDRLIAEMALANITAIDQANAWLEAVYLDRFNARFAKRPELPGTAFRKINAAQRYQLVSFAYEATVANDNTVRLGGLIIDLPPGPRRRSYARRRVLVRQHLDGAWTVWLEGHCLGRHGPTPLREPFRSRRPHQPGETHSTRHILQVYYETTPAPNPGGHFSLAVEGTS